The following DNA comes from Tissierellales bacterium.
TGGTGGTTATTGAACCAATAGCAGATAAAAATGTAGTTAGTTTTTTTGAAGAGGTAAGTAAGTCTTTATTGTTAATATTAGTTAGTATATTAGCCGTTGCAACAATGTTCTTTATAACTATATCTATAATAATAGAAGCAGGAAATGCAACTCTTATGTTAAGGTAGGTGAAAAAATGGAAATAGTAAGCTTTTTAAGGAGCTGGGTAATTGATATAGTTATAATGTTTATTTTTATAACTGCATTGCAGATGATGTTACCTAGTAATAGTATGAAAAAATATATAGATGTCATAGTTGGATTTTTAATAATATTTGTAGTTATTAATCCTTTTGTAAAAATTTTATCGGGAAATATTAATTTGGAACAGAATTTTTTGAAAAAATATAAAGAGAACATAAGCTGGAATTATGACGAGGATGAGAGTTTTTTAAATTCACATAATCAACAAATGATTAAATTATATGAAGAAAATTTAGAAGAAAAGATTAAGGAAACTGTGAAATTGGAAACAGGGTATGAAATTACTGATATTAATCTGACTATTATAGATAATGCAGATGACTCGAATTATGGTGAGTTAGTTGGAATAGCCTTGACTATTAATCCTAATGAGAAAATTGAATCTGAAAAAGTAGAAGATAATTCAATAAAAATAAATGAAGTAAAGATTAGTGATGATAAAAAGAATAAAGTATCTGAAAATGATTTCAAAGATGATGGAAAGATAAAAAAAATAATTTCAAAAAATTATGATATATCTAAAGAAAATATTGAAGTTTTTTTAAATAAACAATTGGAAGGTGATTAAAATGAATTTGATCACTAAGTTTAAATTATTCTTAGAAGAAAAAAATAGTAAGAAATTTATGAGAAGTTTACTAATAGTATTATTAGTAGGGGCATTACTTCTAATCATATCTAGTATTTTATTTGATAATAAAGATAAGAAGGACCCCTTTATTAAAAATAATTTACCTGATGATGATTTAGAATTTAAAACAGAAGATTATGCTGAAATGCTAGAGAAAAAACTTGAATATATATTAGGTCAAATAAGTAACGTAGGAGAAGTCAATGTGATGATAACTCTTGAGGATACAGCTGAAAAAGTACCAGCGACTAATACAACTAAAAACCAAGAAACATCTAATGAAGAAGATTCTCAAGGAGGAAGCAGAGAAGTTTTACGAGAAGACTCCACATCTCAAGTTGTTACTAAAGGTGGTGAAGGTACGTTAATTGTACTTAAAGAAATTAAACCTGAAGTCAAGGGGGTAATAGTTGTTGCAGATGGAGCAGAGGATTTACAAGTTCAAGAAAAATTATATCATGCTGTAAAAACGGTGCTAGATATTCCTGGCAATAAAGTTGAGATATATTCAAGTAATTAAAAGGGGGTATATTATGTTTACTATTAAAAAACCTGCTATAATTATTGTATTGACATTGTTGTTAGTTTTAACTGGCTATATAAACCATAAACTTACTCAACAATCTTTATTAAAAGCTTCAAATGATTATCAAAATCATGAAGAAACAGAAATGGCTAATAAATTAGATCCAGATGAGAAAGAATTAGTAGAAACATTGTCAGAAGGTGATGAGAAGAAAAAAGAAAAAGAAAAGGGAAAAGATAAAAAGAGTCAATTAGAAGTAGTGGATTCAAAAGGAGATGAAAATGTATCCAGTTTAACAGAAAAAGCAGATTCAAATATTGAAGCTACAATAAGTGGAAAAAGTAGTTTAGGTTCACAAAATTATTTTATTGAGCACAGACTATCTAGGGATAAATTAAGAGCCAATTTAATAGATAAGCTAAACGAGGTGGTAAATAATGATAAAACTGATAATGAGGTAAGAAAAGAGGCCCAAAAGGAGATAATAAGATTAGGTAATGTGTCAGAAAAGGAACTTCATATTGAAGGACTAATAAAAGCAAAGGGTTTTGATGATGTGCTAGTATTTTTAAAAGAAGAGGAGGCTAGAATAGTAGTATCTACCAATGAGTTAACTGAACAAGATGTTGTTAAGATTTTAGAGATTGTTAGAAGTGAAACAGAACTAGATACTAATCAGGTAAAGGTGATGAAAAAGGATTAGAAATGTTTGTAAAAGATCTAAGCCTTTGGTATAATAATTCTAGGAGTTTGGGGTACATATGAATACGAAGGAGGATAATTATTATGGAAGATATAAACAAGGGAAAAAGTGTTGAATATGGTTCAATTAAAATAGCAAATGAAGTTGTTGCTATAATAGCAGGACTTGCGGCAACAGAAGTAGATGGAGTTGCAGGCATGAGTGGTGGAATTACTGGTGGAATAACTGAAATGTTAGGTATGAAAAACCTTTCTAAAGGTGTGAAAGTAGAGGTAGGAGAAAAGGAAAGTGCCATTGATATTTATGTTGTTGTAGAATATGGTTCTAATATAACAGAGGTGGCTACCTTAGTTCAAGAAAATGTAAAAGAGACTGTGGAAACTATGACCGGCTTAAAGGTAATAGAAGCAAATGTTCATGTCCAAGGAGTTAATATTCCTAAGGAACCGGTTCTTGAAGAGGAATCAAGAGTTAAATAAAAATTTTACCCTCTGCCTGACAGAGGGTAAAATTAAATATTTTTGGGAGGTAATAAGAATCTATGAACATTTTTGATAGAATATTATTAGTATTGTTTGCAATTTGTTCGGCAGTTATTTCTATATTGCTTATTTTGCTACCTTTTAATAATATTAATTTCTTGTCAGAAGACAATATATTATATTATATAAGGACTATGGAAGGTAATTATATATACTCAGTTGTTGGACTTGCTTTTTTTATTGTAAGTATAAGATTTTTAACTTTGGCTTTGAAAGTTAACAATATAAGGGAAAAAGATAGTTATCTTATTAAGCATACTGACCATGGCGAGGTAAAGGTATCTTCTCAGACTATTGTAGGATTAGTAGAAAGTGTATCCAATAAATTCTCTGGTATTAGTAATATTAGGACTGGAGTTAGAATTGAAGAAGGAATTTTATCAATATATATTACAGGAGAAGTAGTTCCAGAGATAAATATTCCAAATACTTCCTTAGAGTTACAAAGTAAGATAAAAGAACATGTTGAAACTTGTACTGGTGCTAAGGTAAATGATGTAAAAGTACAAATAACTGATGTTACAACACCATTAAGAAATGTCAAATAATTAATAGAGGTGTTAGAAAGTGATTAAAGAGAAAGTCTTAAAAATTTTTCAGGGCTTAGGAGATAAAAAAGGTAGAACAATCGGGGCAATAATTGGTTTAATTATAGGAATTTTTATTTTAATTATAGGTTTTTTTAGAACCTTATTTATTGGAATTTGTACTTGGCTGGGCTATTATATTGGCAAAATATCAGATGATAGGGAAAGCTTTAACGACATTTTAAAGAAGGTAATGCCTCATAATAGAGGTAACTAAATAATATTTATTTTCTATAAAATAAGGAGTGTACTATGGGTAGAAAATTAGCTAGAGAAGAAACTATGAAACTATTATATCAGATGGATATGAATAACAATTATACAACTGAAGTTGCAGATCTATACATAGAACTAAATGACTTTCAAAAAGATGAAATAGAATATATAAATCATGCTGTAGATATTATTCTTAACAATTTAGAAGAAATAGATTTAGAAATTGAAAACTATATAAAGGGATGGCGTTTACATCGTTTAGCTAAAATAGATTTAGCAATTTTAAGAATTTCAATTTATGAATTACTATATAGAAAAGATATTCCTGTAGAGGTTTCTATAAACGAAGCAATTGAAATTGCTAAAAAATTTAGCACGGATGAGTCCTCTAAATTCATTAATGGTATCTTAGGGAGCTTTGTGCGTAAGGATATGAAGAAATGAAAAAATATTATTTGGGAATAGATACAAGTGCATATACAACTTCTATAGCCGTTGTAGATAAGGATAGAAATATTATTTTTGATAATAGAAAAGTATTAAAAGTTGAATCAAGAAAAAAAGGTTTAAGACAGCAGGATGCAGTTTTTCAACATTTGAATAATATACCTGATATAATAGGTGATTTAACAGAAAATATAGATGTTGAAAAATTAGATACTGTCTCTGTCAGTGCAAAACCTAGAAATGCGAAGAACTCATATATGCCTGTTTTTGTCGTGGGAAAAGGACAGGCATATATTATTGCTAAAATGTTAAACTTACATTATAAAGAGTTTAGCCATCAAGAAGGACATATTGGAGCTGCAATGATGAGTAATGATTTAATATATAAAGACAAATTTTTAGCTTTCCATCTTTCTGGTGGTACTACGGAAGTTTTATTAGTTAATAATAAAGAAAAAAATTTTAAAATTGACATTATTGGTGGTTCTTTAGATATAAGTGTTGGACAATTAATAGATAGAATAGGGGTACAATTAGGATATAGGTTTCCTTGTGGGAAAAAGCTAGATGAAATTTCTAAGAATAGCTCTATTATCCCTTTAAAATATCCAATTAAGACTAAAGGTACTTGGGCTAATTTTTCAGGTATGGAAAACTTTTTTATTAATTTAATACAACATGAGAAATATGGTGAGGAACAAATTATAAAAACCATGTTCTACACTATTGGTTTAATGCTGGAAAAGCTTATATTAGGAACATGCAAGAAAACTAATATTAATACTATTGTTCTTATAGGTGGTGTAGCATCTAATTCTATTATAAAGGAATATCTTTTGGGTAATTTAAGAAAAAAAGGTATTAATGTATTTTTAACTAATAATAAATTATGTACTGATAACGGGGTCGGGGTAGCTTACTTAGGTACAATCAAGGATGGACACTAATAGGAGGTGAAAAAATGAAGGAAAAACCTTTAAAAGTTAGTGAACTAAATCAATATATTAAAAGAGTATTTGCTAGTGATTTTATTTTATCTAATGTTAGTGTAGAAGGAGAGATTTCTAATTATAACCACCATTATAGCGGACATAGGTATTTTTCTCTAAAAGATGAAAAGGGAAGACTAAAATGTGTACTATTTAAAAACAATAGTAAATGTTTAGATTTAGATCTAAAAGATGGCATGAAGGTTATAGTATCAGGGTATGTCTCTATTTATGAGAGAAATGGTAACTATCAATTATATGTGAAAAGCATCAAAAAAAGTGGATTAGGGGATCTATATATAGCATATGAAAAATTAAAGAAAAAACTTAATAACGAAGGTATGTTCAATGATGATGAAAAAAAGGAAATCCCTTTTTATCCAAAAACTATAGGAGTAGTAACATCTTTAACTGGAGCGGCTATAAAAGATATTATAACTGTACTTAGAAGAAGAAACCCAGGAATAAATATAATTATATATCCTTCATTAGTTCAAGGTAAAGAAGCACCAAAATCTATTTGTGAAGGGTTAAAATATTTAGATAATAGAGAGGATATAGATCTTATTATTACTGGCCGAGGTGGTGGTTCAATAGAAGAGCTTTTTGCATTTAATGATGAAGAAGTGGCAAGAACTATATTTAACATGAAAACTCCTGTTATATCGGCTGTGGGACATGAGACTGATTTCACAATTGCAGACTTTGTTAGTGATTTAAGGGCTCCTACGCCATCGGCAGCTGCAGAACTAGCAGTCCCTAAGGTGGAGAATTTAAAGGAGAACGTAGATAATATATATGATAAATTATTACACGAGTTTCTAAACATAAAAGATTTTAAACAAAATTACTTAACTATCTTAAAAAAGGACTTAGAACATAATAATCCAATGTCTAAATTAAATGAAAGCAGACAAGCCCTAGACTATTTATTCAAAGAACTTAATTATAATATGAATATACAAATTGAAACTCATAAGAACAATTTAAAGCAGATAGGTAATAAACTTAATTTATTAAGTCCTTTATCGTCCTTAGAAAGAGGGTACAGTATAGGAACAAATAATAAAGATAAGGTAATAAAGTCTATTTATGATATAAAAACTGGCGATTTTGTTAATATTATTTTAAAAGATGGTATTATAAGTGCAAAAGTGGAAAATATTAAGGAAGGAGAGTTTATAAAGTGAGTTTAGAAAATATGTCCTATGAAGAGGCAACTAAGAAGATGGAAAAGATAGTTAGCAAGTTGGAAGGTGGAGAACTTACTTTAGACGAAGCCTTAGATAACTTTAAAGAAGGCATAGAATTATATAAATATTGTAATAGTATTTTAGACAAAGTTGATGATAAAATAAAGGTATTGGTAAAAGATGATGAAAATAATATATTAGAAGAGGATTTTTCAACTGGAGGCTAAAGTTATGGATTTAAAACAAGAATTAGAGGCCTATGGAAATATAGTAGATGAAGAATTGAATAAATTATTTATTAACAAGAATGGTTACCAAAAAACAGTAATTGAATCTATGGAGTATAGTTTATTTACTGGAGGCAAAAGATTACGTCCCGTACTTTTATTAAAAAGTTGTGAAGCTTTAACAGGGGATTATAAAGATGCAATTCCTTTTGCTTTAGCAATGGAGATGATACATACTTATTCACTTGTACATGATGATTTGCCTCCAATGGATAATGATGATTATAGACGAGGAAAGAAGACAAATCATAGAGTATATGGCGAAGGAATGGCTATTTTAGCTGGTGATGGATTGTTAAATTTAGCATATGAATCAACAATAAATTATATAATAAAAAATTCTAATTCTAAAGAAGATTTTGAAAGATATATATATGCCCTTGATGTAATAGCAAAATCTGCTGGTATAAATGGAATGATAGGAGGACAAGTAATAGATATAGAGTCAGAAAATGAAAATATTAATATAGATACTTTGCATTGTATGTATGAAAATAAAACGGCGGCATTAATAAAGGCATCTGCTATTGCTGGGGGGATAATAGGTAAAGGTAATGAAAAGGAAATAAAAAGCTTAGGGGAATTTGGTTTGGCTATTGGTCTAGGTTACCAAATAAGAGATGATATATTAGATTTAGAAGAGGATAAAATAGCTAATAAAACAACTTATATATCCTTTTATAAAAAAAATGAAGCAGAAAAAAAGGTAAGAGAATTAAGTCTAAAGGCTATAAAGATACTGGAAGATTTAAAAGGCCATGATACAAGGTTTTTAGAAAGCTTTGCAAGGTATTTAATTAATCGAGAATATTAGCAGTTTTTCTTCATATTGAAATCATAGAATTATTATGTTATAATATTGTTGAGTCTGAGTGGTACAGTATTCTAGTCAGCACAGCTATTCTTGAAGGCGGGGCTAAAAATCCGTCAAAGGGCACATCGATGAAGTTTCTTGTTATAGCTTGCGACGCCCAGTTGGGGGCTATAACAGGGAGTAAGAAGGATGGGGCGATCCACAATGGCATGTGGGCGTTGACCCTACCTTCGTGGAGACTTATTATAAATTTTATAATAAGATAAACCTGAAAAGCAATAAAACATGCTTTCAGTGTAGCCTGCCTTGAGTGAAATAGGCAGATGATAATAATTGTCGAAACCTATTTTGCAAAAGAGGCTAGGGAATAAACTGGCTGTAGAGGAAAACTCCTAGACTGTTCTAAATATGGAGGTATATTAGGGATTACAGTGCGGACTAAGTGGTAATCTAGTTCTATTTATGGCGACATAATAGGGATAAGATTAAAGGGAAACCGCTGTAATGGCGACATACAGTTCTTATTTGGGAAATCCTGCTAGACCTTAAGCCGTAAGATTTACCTAACATACCACCACTCATTAGGCTGATAGCATAATAATAAGGCTATCAGCTTTTTATATTAATTTTTTTGGAGGTTATATATTAAATGGCAAGGAAAGAAAAGGTCTCATATAACATCAAATGGATATTATCAATTTCATTTTGGACTTTTTTAATGGCAATTTTATTTAGCTTTATTACTGAAAAATTGTTGATTAATTTAGATATATTATTTGGATTTTTAATACTTATAATTATAGTTTTTATTGGAATATTTTTTGATATAATAGGAATAGCAGTTACGGTTTCTAGTGAAAAACCTTTTCATTCAATGGCTGCTAATGGAGTCGATGGAGCTAAACAGGCTATAAAATTAATTAGAAACGCTGGACAAGTTTCAAATTTTTGTAATGATGTAATTGGAGATATAAGTGGTATTATTAGTGGTGGTGTAGGGGCAAACATTATATATAAATTAATAAATATATATAGTATAAAAGATGGCACATTGTTAAGTATTATTATTACAGCATTAGTTGCATCTTTAACAGTTGGTGGAAAGGCTTTGGGAAAAGAAATTGCTATTTTTTATTCTGAAAAAATAATTTTTA
Coding sequences within:
- the spoIIIAF gene encoding stage III sporulation protein AF, with product MEIVSFLRSWVIDIVIMFIFITALQMMLPSNSMKKYIDVIVGFLIIFVVINPFVKILSGNINLEQNFLKKYKENISWNYDEDESFLNSHNQQMIKLYEENLEEKIKETVKLETGYEITDINLTIIDNADDSNYGELVGIALTINPNEKIESEKVEDNSIKINEVKISDDKKNKVSENDFKDDGKIKKIISKNYDISKENIEVFLNKQLEGD
- a CDS encoding sporulation stage III protein AG, which translates into the protein MNLITKFKLFLEEKNSKKFMRSLLIVLLVGALLLIISSILFDNKDKKDPFIKNNLPDDDLEFKTEDYAEMLEKKLEYILGQISNVGEVNVMITLEDTAEKVPATNTTKNQETSNEEDSQGGSREVLREDSTSQVVTKGGEGTLIVLKEIKPEVKGVIVVADGAEDLQVQEKLYHAVKTVLDIPGNKVEIYSSN
- a CDS encoding SpoIIIAH-like family protein, which translates into the protein MFTIKKPAIIIVLTLLLVLTGYINHKLTQQSLLKASNDYQNHEETEMANKLDPDEKELVETLSEGDEKKKEKEKGKDKKSQLEVVDSKGDENVSSLTEKADSNIEATISGKSSLGSQNYFIEHRLSRDKLRANLIDKLNEVVNNDKTDNEVRKEAQKEIIRLGNVSEKELHIEGLIKAKGFDDVLVFLKEEEARIVVSTNELTEQDVVKILEIVRSETELDTNQVKVMKKD
- a CDS encoding Asp23/Gls24 family envelope stress response protein, yielding MEDINKGKSVEYGSIKIANEVVAIIAGLAATEVDGVAGMSGGITGGITEMLGMKNLSKGVKVEVGEKESAIDIYVVVEYGSNITEVATLVQENVKETVETMTGLKVIEANVHVQGVNIPKEPVLEEESRVK
- the amaP gene encoding alkaline shock response membrane anchor protein AmaP, translating into MNIFDRILLVLFAICSAVISILLILLPFNNINFLSEDNILYYIRTMEGNYIYSVVGLAFFIVSIRFLTLALKVNNIREKDSYLIKHTDHGEVKVSSQTIVGLVESVSNKFSGISNIRTGVRIEEGILSIYITGEVVPEINIPNTSLELQSKIKEHVETCTGAKVNDVKVQITDVTTPLRNVK
- a CDS encoding DUF2273 domain-containing protein, which gives rise to MIKEKVLKIFQGLGDKKGRTIGAIIGLIIGIFILIIGFFRTLFIGICTWLGYYIGKISDDRESFNDILKKVMPHNRGN
- the nusB gene encoding transcription antitermination factor NusB, with protein sequence MGRKLAREETMKLLYQMDMNNNYTTEVADLYIELNDFQKDEIEYINHAVDIILNNLEEIDLEIENYIKGWRLHRLAKIDLAILRISIYELLYRKDIPVEVSINEAIEIAKKFSTDESSKFINGILGSFVRKDMKK
- the xseA gene encoding exodeoxyribonuclease VII large subunit, encoding MKEKPLKVSELNQYIKRVFASDFILSNVSVEGEISNYNHHYSGHRYFSLKDEKGRLKCVLFKNNSKCLDLDLKDGMKVIVSGYVSIYERNGNYQLYVKSIKKSGLGDLYIAYEKLKKKLNNEGMFNDDEKKEIPFYPKTIGVVTSLTGAAIKDIITVLRRRNPGINIIIYPSLVQGKEAPKSICEGLKYLDNREDIDLIITGRGGGSIEELFAFNDEEVARTIFNMKTPVISAVGHETDFTIADFVSDLRAPTPSAAAELAVPKVENLKENVDNIYDKLLHEFLNIKDFKQNYLTILKKDLEHNNPMSKLNESRQALDYLFKELNYNMNIQIETHKNNLKQIGNKLNLLSPLSSLERGYSIGTNNKDKVIKSIYDIKTGDFVNIILKDGIISAKVENIKEGEFIK
- the xseB gene encoding exodeoxyribonuclease VII small subunit, whose product is MSLENMSYEEATKKMEKIVSKLEGGELTLDEALDNFKEGIELYKYCNSILDKVDDKIKVLVKDDENNILEEDFSTGG
- a CDS encoding farnesyl diphosphate synthase, with the translated sequence MDLKQELEAYGNIVDEELNKLFINKNGYQKTVIESMEYSLFTGGKRLRPVLLLKSCEALTGDYKDAIPFALAMEMIHTYSLVHDDLPPMDNDDYRRGKKTNHRVYGEGMAILAGDGLLNLAYESTINYIIKNSNSKEDFERYIYALDVIAKSAGINGMIGGQVIDIESENENINIDTLHCMYENKTAALIKASAIAGGIIGKGNEKEIKSLGEFGLAIGLGYQIRDDILDLEEDKIANKTTYISFYKKNEAEKKVRELSLKAIKILEDLKGHDTRFLESFARYLINREY